GAATGGGAAGATTAAAAGAGGTATGAGGGGAGAACCCTCTTTTTCCTGAGTACATTGCCTATCTTTCCAGGAATTTCCAGCAGGGGCACCGCTGCCTCAGGCACCCAGAGGACCTGTAATTTCTCCCCTCTGTCCTCAAGGCCTTTGTCCTGGACCATCTCCTTTCTGGCAGGGCCCAGCTGGAGTCTCCATCTTGGGCCCCCTCAGCTCAACTGTCCCATCTGAAATCCTGCCTCCTGCAGGTTTCCCTCATAGTTTCAGGAGCTCCACTTACCACCAATGGAAgtgaaggtgattttttttttgtctttcattaaagaatctctattttctttattaaagaatCTCTGTTTACTACATTTCATATTGAAGGTTTAATGcaaaaagctttcttttttcaGCCTAGACCTCAGGTAGACTGGACTGGTCTGCGGTATACCCAGCATCCTGCCTCCCTAACCTCCTCCCCTCCATCAATGAGGCCTCCCTCATTCCTGCTAGGCTCTCTTCAGGATTCCCGGAGTCCACACTGCCCCTGGCATTCCCTTTGTTAAGTTTGTCTTTCCAAGCCTAGGGTTTTTGTTGTGCTGGCCTAGGGGGTCACTAGCCACAGATGTTCAGCACATGTTTGTTTGCTGGTCGATTGATGGGGGTCTTCTGAGGTTGGGAAGTTGATGAGGTGGAGCCCTTCTTCCAGAAAGGTGACTCCAAACAACAGGAGCTATAGGCCAGGTGTGCTCCCCACAGAGCAGAGAGGCTGTGCCGACTGCAAGCAGCTTCCTATGAATACCTCATTACCTATGGCCCTCCTTCCAGGTACGGACCTGTGTGGGGCTGGACTCCTGTGCTCACTTCTCTGGGCCTCTTTGTCTTTCAGATTGCAGAGCCTGAGGCCTGTGATCAGATGTACGAGAGCTTAGCACGACTCCATTCAAACTACTACAAACACAAGGTGAGTAGGCTGCGGGCTTTTACATCCCAGCCTCTGTTGGTGGGCCAAGAACATTGAAAATCTGATTATACAATGTTTTGTAAAGAATGGTGGTTTCCCTACTTTCAAATGTAACCAGCAATTTCAACCAGGCTAACAAAGGTGCCTAGTAGAGGTTTTAGGTCACCtaaataaaagctttttaaaattatgaataacaGCCATATATTTTATATGCCATTGTGTGCTCCTGGGAGTGTGTGACAGCCATTGGATCTCTTACGTATTTTCCCATCCACGTTGATGGAACTGATACTTCACACTCTATGATGAAGATGGGGTGGCTGGGAAAGCCCCAGCAGACAGAGCTGTGCTTTTGCTCAGCCCTGATGTGACTACTGTCGAATTCTACTTAGTACGGTTTTCCCAGACTTGAAAAATATGTTCAGTAACTCCACAAATAGACATGGCCAAATGGAAAGCCTACATTCTTCTCTAAATCCTCTCTACTCAAAATGTGATCCGTGAGCAGCAACTTGAGCATCACCTGGGAATGAGTTAGAAAAGCAGATTCAGGGGCCCCACCCagaaccctgggcctcacccaAGGAGTTGAATGCATTTTCTAGGGGATTTGTTTGTACATTCAAGCTGCCTGCTCAGGACCCTGCTGGTTCTAGCAAGAACTAGTGTTGACCTCAAGATGGCGCTGCTCTTCTTGCCTCTGGATGTCCAGGGCCCTGATGAACTGTGGTCAGAGAGCAAAGCTGGTGTGCTGCAGAACTAATCTTCTCCCTCCATTCTTTCTCCTGCCCCTGTGCCAGTACCCCCGCCCCAGAGACACTACCTTCAGTGGCCTGTCCGTGGAAGAGTACAAACTGATCCTGTCCACAGGTATTGAAAGCACAGTTACCCTTTTTGGTTGGTTTATAAGTGATTCTTTTGAGTTTGAGACGCCTAGAGGAATTATTTATAAGACAAAGCCAAGGTGATGGAAAGCCTTTGTGGAATAGCCCAGAGGAAATTCTGAAGCTACAGGGCCCACGCTTTTTGGCTATAGAATGTAAAGAAGGTCAAAGACatgatttggaaaagaaaatctatCTTTAGTGCTGTTAATTTCAAAGCTGGGCAGCAGAGAGCAGGGGAATACTTATTTGCCAAATGGAAGTCATTGAAATCAGGatggaaggaaaataattttatttttatggtccTAAGGGGGTCTTATAAACAATGAgggttttaattaaaacaaaaagccatTCAATAAACGTGTATGGGGATATCCGCTTATGAGTTATCTGACCCAGGGGACACAATCTGTGGGTTAGATAGGGGTCTGACTATATGTTTTGGAGTTATTGATAGACCCCAGTTAACAAGAAAGGAAAccccctgcccagcccagcccctccctaCTTCCCCATATCCATTGTCACTGAAaggaggtgggggcgggggagcCAGGGTCAAAGTAGGCAGGTACTGggaaattactatttttattgcCAAGGGTATTATATACAAAAATAGGCTAACCTTTTCTGGGAGGGCATGGCCCTGAAACATTTGCCATCTGGTACTccagaaatttctttttccttctcttctggcAGCTTTCAGAAACTAAGTTTTGGGGATTTGACCTTCTAGAAAACTCTTACCCTTTGCAGCAGATTAAAATTTGGCGGTGTCACCTGCTGTTTGTTGTGTGTTGACTCTCAGAAAAATCAGGATAATTTTGACCAGGCAGAATCTCTTTATTGGCgttttttcccctaatttctaAATTTACTTCTATGTGTCTGTCCATATAATTACCAGGTGCCCACTGTCACTGTGAAGGCCCGGAGAGCTTAAGCAAAGTTTGAGCTTGAAATTAGGATGGGAATAAGTTCCAGaggccctgcctctgccccttAGCCTTCAGGAGGCCTCCGAGTGGGTCACAGGCAGAAACAAGGCCTGGGAGATGCCGcttgccgctgagctacagcctttTCTGGCAGGGAATTCGGCCCTAGGAAATTTGCTGATAATTTGTTTTCAGGCAAGCCTCATATTTTTGTTGCAACTTTTTAGAGTAAGCTTATCAGATGTTTCTTCTGATGGGACAAGAAGAGACCTGTAGCACCAAATAGTGATAGACTTTGAGGGCCCAGCAGCCATGTAGGTGGACAGGGATCCTGCAGTGTCACCAAAAGTCCCCGGGGGAGAGGCTGTACTCACAGCTGAAGTATAGTGCATGTCCCAAGTATAGTGCATGTCCCAAGAGCCCACTGACCACAAATGGTAATGAATATTTATGTTGCCTCTTTtgttcaaaaaagaaattattcttcTCTGGAAGCTTTGTTAACAGATGAAAATTTGGACTATGAGAGTCAAAGCATACTATGGGAATTAGGTTACCTAAATCTAAAATACAGGTGAAACTAGTTATCATGAAACAGTCCTGAAGACACCATAGACCAGGGACCTTCTGCTGGGGGAGAATAGTTGTCACAGCTGGTGAGAGCAGGGATACAATGGCGTCTAGTGAGTAGAGGTCAGGATGCTGCTACACATCTTACAACATACAGGACAGccagccacaaaaaaaaattacctggtTCAAAAAGTCAACAGTGTGAAGGCCGAGACCCTGCTAGGTGTGAGTGTGGGGGTGTCTTCTCAAACAAGGGTCCCCCCAGCTCTCGCCAGCCCTCCTGCTTTTAGAATCGTTGCCTCCAGTATTTCTTTAATCCTTACAACTTTTGATGTTTGTGCTttgtcctcattttatagatcagGAACCCGAGCCTCAGAGGGTTCAGGAATTTGCTTGAGGGCAGTGACAGTCAGGGATTCGGGTCCAAGTCCACTTCCCTCCCCATGTTGCTCACTCCGCAGCATGCAGTGGACCCACACCTCCAGGGCTGGATTCAGCTGCCCaacttcctagctgtgtgacctgaaCGAGTTACTTATCctccctctgcctcagtttccaatcTGAAGTATGGCGATAGCAAGGTCTATGTGGAGTGGGCAGGTGTGGCAATAAAGTCACGGGCTGCATAGCTGACACTACGGTACCATTTCTTTGCCTTCTGTGGAACAGGCATGCCCTGCTTAGATTCTGAGGGTGAAGAGGCACAGGTGGCCACTGTGTGTGCTATGCTCAGTCACCATGAGCAGTCATTTCCTTATTAATCCCATGTAACCTGGCCTTCAGAGGCTGGTCCACACTTCTCTTTTTAGGAACACACTCTGGAAACAGTGTGTGCTTGTCGGGGAAAGCACGAGGGGCCATCCACATAGTCAAGTTGTAGAtttcagcatctctctctctctctttgcctccttGTGCAGACACTTTGGAAGAGTTTAAGGAGATGAATAAGGGCATGTGGAAGAAACTGCAGGAGAAGTTTGCCCCCAAGAGTCCTGAGGAGAAGCACAAGACCTGGGCCCGGGTCTTATCTCGCCCACGTACCTAAGTGGAGTTTCATATGTCGCCATTGTTAATAAAACCACCCGACTTCCCCCGACCCACAATTTGGAAATCTCACTCAGCTGTCACGAAAAGGAAGACCCCTCCATAGTAAGGCAGGTTTCTGCCCAAGCAGAGATGCTGTGTGAGTGTCCACCAGAAGGGGACGGGGAGGGAGGGCTCCTGGGGAGAGGAAGTGCAGGTCCCTCGTGGGCCTGGGAGGGGGTTGGCAAGGCCTCCACATAGGTGCTTCTTGACAGCCCTGGGAGCTGCACCTTGCCAGCAGAGTCTGGTGGCCCCAGTGGGGTTCTCAGTTTCCCTGTTGTTATAGGAGCTGCTGGGAGGAAGCCAAAACCAGCAGCAAATATCTAAAAGGGCATCGTGCTGCAGACACAGCAGCTGGGAGAGGGACAGCCAAGAGATGTGAATCCTGTGTGTACCCGCTGCTGTGTGTACGCACTGGCTCAGAGAAGGACGGAGCACAAACCTCTGCCCCTGGCCCGCATACTCAGTCGTCATAAGGGACAGCAAAGTCTCGACACGCCGTGGCCAGGTGGAGCCTCAGGTTGTGATTCAGTATAGGACAGGTTCCGTGGAAGGCCACAGGAAGAGGCCCTGCAGGCTGTGGACAGAAGGCTGTACTACCCCAGGGTATCTTGGCTTGTACTAGTAGACATTCTCATTCCCACTGCTAAGAGGAGGGGCGAGGCAGGGAGTAGCACCCCTCTAggtacaaaacaggactgggctCCTAGAGACCTTGGggtgttttgaaatatacagagTAAGTTACAAAGAATCCCAGTGGAAACCAGAAATATAGTTTTGTCCAGGGAGCCCTTTTAGAAATCACAGATGTCGCTCAGAGCATCTCCTAGAAGCCCAAGAGAACAGATCATGTTCCTGTCCTCTGCCAGTTAATCCCCATAGTCCCCAAGTGAGTACAACAAACACATCCTTTTCAATGGACTagatttctattaatttatttaaggaaattaaCATATTAGTTCTTGGGATAAAGGCTTTGTAAAACATTacaccaaaaggagaaaaaacaagCAGTCAAAAAACAGCGACTCTCACACAGGTCCGACCTTGTCCCCTGCACACAACTTCCCCAGGAAGCTCAGGGTGAGGCCCAGGAGGAAGGCCGTCCATTCTTGAGTCATCAGGCCGCCCAGACAGGGTTGTGAGGTCTGCACACTGTCCCAGCAAATCAAGGCACAGGGGGAGCCGTGCAGCCACTTGGGCTGGACACACACCTGGAATAAGTTAAATAACAAAGCCCTAAAATTGCTAGGAACAGCATTGCTACCACCGCCCGCTCAGGCAGGCAGCAACCAAAATGTAGTGCTTGGAGATAAAGAGGTGACCCCACTGCTAACCCGCAAAGAAGACTACAAAGGAATGTCAGTTATTGCTTTGAGGAACAGAGGTCTCAAGGACTTCCCCTAAGGCATTAAGGTAAACTGAGTCCCGGTGAATTTCCGAGTCTCTTATGGGCTCTAGGCAGGACTGTCAGCTCTAGGCTCCCCTCCTGCTGGTCAAAGCCTGGGCTAGAGAGGGGGCAACTGGCGGAGAAGGAGCAGGAGGCTGGGTGGGCACCTCGCCTTGAGAGGCTGGCGGGCCCATCAGGCACCTGACCCAAGGGAAGGGGCAGTGTTGTTCCCAGTCACAGTCTCCAGTGACAAAGATCCCCTGTTGGGGCTTCCATGGCTTTCCTCAGCGGCTCATGCAGTTCTGGACGTCCACGAAGCCCAGGCGCTGCCTGCGTTTCCGCTGCTCTGTCATCTGGGGTTAAACAGATGCCTGGTCAGGCCGCCCAGCGCCCCTCCCACTGTGGGCCCAGCTGCTGTTCAACACTGGTGACAGGCCAGGGCCGCTCAGGGTGCTGCACAGATGTCAGCTTTCAAACCCTCGTTCTCAATTAGTGTGTCACAAACCCCTGATTTGGTGCAGCTGGGAGACCACCCCACACTGGAGGAGGCGTTGCCTTATCGTGCAGTCACTGCCAGGTGCAGAGGAGAAAGCTCTGGGCGAGGGGACATCTAAGGTGCTTCAGACCCCTTCACCAGCTGACCCTGGGAGGAACTggctgctggaggaggaggacGGACCAGGAAGGGCCCCAAGCTTCCACTTGGCTTTGTCTTCCAGGGGCGTGGGGCAGGGGTGATCCCAAGCCAATTCACAAAGGAATATTTGGGATCTACCTTCACATCCCAAGTTGGGGAGGCGCTGCGACACTTCGCTTCCCACCCACTTTATAGCTGGGCTTCCATCAGACCCCagagctgggcagggcagggcagggcagataCACACCTGCTCCTTGAGCTCATTGAGCTGGGCTGTGAGGTGGGACACCAGTTTCATGGTGGAGGTGAGCTTGTCCTGGAGAATCCGGATCTCATTCTGCTCCCCCTCACCCTCATTGCTCACCAAGGACATGGCCCGCATCCGTGGGAACCAGTCCAAGTTCTTGTTCTGGAAGAGACCACCAGTGGGGTGAGCAGGCTTGAGCCTGGTGCCGAGGCCTCGCCTAGGAAAACAGTGTTTCCACAGGAGGCTTTTGCCACACCCTGGACAAATTGTTTGCCAGGGATGTGTCACGGGAAAATATGAATTGACCTCGGTCCTCCCCAGCCAGAGGGAGCCAGCAGTGAACCTCTGCCACCATGACAGTCGGCCTTCCATTAGCCTTGTTGACAGTCTGAGTCCTTTGCTGATATCAGTGCCATCTGTTACCCGAGGGTACAGCAAAGGCCTCTGCACCCAGAGCCCgaatctccttccttccttcctgacaTACACACCCCAGGCCCCAGGAAGACTCGAGTCAGACAAATGGCCAACTAAGGGAGCAAACGGCTCTGCTGAGGAGGGCTGGCATCAGACACGTGCCAGGCAAAGCCACATTTCCAGGacaggagaaaggggagggaggggagcaagCCAGTTTTCTGGCTCTTGTTGCGAGCTGTGAATTCTCAGCCTAACAAATAAACCTGTACTCCAAGCCCCCTTCAAACCATGGACGCAAGAGACAAATAGAACTCCCATCTTTGCTGTCTGCACTCCCCCGTGACTGTGGAAATTGAACAATATTGGATTCCTCCAAGCCTGCTATTTTGAGCTTTTCCCCTACTCCTTCATGACCTGGGGCCAAGGAAGCTGCCCTCCCTCTTGCCAAGCTAGAAAAGGCCcactcataatcccagcaactcccaATGGCTGAAgcagaatcacaaatttgaggccagcctaggcaacttagcaaaatcctatctcaaaaaagaaaaaaagggctggggatgaatctcagtgatagagcacctctgggttcagccTCCAGGACCacccataaaaaaaagaaaaaagtccccCTCAGAGTGACCCACaaagcagcagccccaggaagtCTTCCCACTCCCACAGCTGCTCAATATCACCAAACCCCGGGCCTAGGGCAACACTTGTCCTTGTTTGGGTGGACAGGTTTGCCATGGAGTGCTTTCTCCTGACACCAGAGAGTGAGAAGGTCCCTCACAGCAGTGGGCAGCTGGCAGGGCTCTGTGCAGCCAAGGGCTGGCTCCAGCTGCTCCTTGCTCCCTGCTGGCCTTCCAACAAGTGTCTACAGCTGTCACCCTCCAGGCCTCCCAGCACAGTGCAATCAGATGTGGCCACTCCTCTCCAGGGCCTGGGGGCCATGGGAAGCCGTGCGTGGCCAGGAGGGCCTCTGGTGCACAGCCATTTTGACTCTAGAAAGCCTGGCTTGGAGCCCTGGGACAGAGACCCCTCGGCCCCACACAGCCTTCCTTCTCACCTTGATCATCTGGGCCACATAGCTCTCAGGGCCCGTGTAGTCCGTCCTGTTCTTCACACGGACCAGCACGATGAAGTACAGGTAGTTCCACATGTTGTGCTCCAGCTTGATGTGCTCCTCAAAGGACACTGTCTTATTGTCAAACTTGTCCCTCTCCAGACCTGAGGGAGGGTGCAGAGAGTGAGAATGAAGCCATCATCCTCCAAGAGCCATGGTGGGGCCACCTTGTGGAGGGGACAGGGCCTCTCGAGGTAGTGGGGACATTAGTTCTTTCGATAAACACTTCCAGCAGCCCACTCTGGACTATTTAGGTCACTCTATTTAAAGCACGAGCCACTTATCCATGGAGATCCTCTCCTGCCCAGCTGCAGCCCTCCAGCAGTGGCCGCTGGAGATTCAGAGCCAATGCCAGAATCCCTGAGCCCAGGGGAAGCAGAAATAGCTGGGTAAGGGATGTGTCCTGCAGGTGTTTTGCCCCTCAGTCTCAGGTGGCTGGTGAGGGGAAAAGCACTGGACTGAAATCAGAAGCTCAAGGTCACTGATGGCTTCAGGTTCCTCATCTGTTAACTAAGGTTTAAAGCAATGGCTCCTGGGGCCCCTTTTCATTCCTGTCTGACTCCTAATGCAGACAAGGCCAGCTCTCAGTTTCAGGATTAGCAGGCAGCCTCAGGCCATCCGCTCGTGATAAGCTCTCCAGTGGATACAGGAGGGGTAGAACTGAGGCTGCCAGCAGCCTTAGAAGACAACCCAGCCCCTGGGCCACCAGCTGCGCAACACCGCAGCAGGAAGCAGGCCTCACCACAGATGAAGCATGTGGTCTTGAGAATCTCCTCCTTCTTCTGTTTCTCGCTGCGCAGGTCAGCAAATGTGTCAATGATCACCCCAAAGATGAGGTTCAGCacgatgatgatgacaatgaagaaaaacagGAGGTCGTACACCACCCGGGCTGGGAAGAGAGACTCCTGCAGAGGCGAGACAGCGAGGCTGGGGCAGTAGTCCCCAAGTTCACCAGGTCAGGGCTGTGGTAGTGGGGGACCGACAGGGGAAATGAAGGCCTCTGGCTCCAGAGGCTGGACGGATGGCAGTGGACCCCCATCCTGCTCTGTGGAGTGAGAACTGCAAGTAGAAGCCCTGAGTTTGGAGTTGGGAAGAGCGGGCCCAGACAGGACAGCAGGAGGGAGCCCTGCAGAAGGAGGCTGGCATAGGGAGCGGGGGCTGCAGGTCTAGGCTTGTTTCTGCCCCTAACTTTTAGTGAGGGGAAGAAGCAGCTccgcagggctggggctggggctggggctggggctcagtgataaagtgcttgcctacatgtgcagggccctgggttccatccccagcactgcaaaaaagaaaaatatcagctCTGCACTTCTCTGCCCCACCCTCAGGATGcatggcctcacacattctagaaAGCTCTTTCTGGCTGGGAGGTAGCTTCTcactcccaagcagctgggggTGGACTGCATTCAGGGCTGACTGCCTGAGCCAAATCATGAGGCCTCCTGATGAAGCCGACTCAGCTTCCCTGTGTCCCCacccgcccccaccccagctgCTGGCCTGCAGTGTGCCCAGCAGAGGCCACAGCCTGACTCACACCTTCCCTAGCCCTGGGGCGAAGTTTGTTTGCCAAGGTCTTTCCTTGTGGCATCTACAGTGAGCTGGGGGCGGGGCAGAGGTGGGAACTGGACAGCTCAGGAACAGCGTAGCTGGAGTTGGCGGCCacagaaagcagagaaactgGCACAGAACTGGGCGGGGTTGGGGGGCAGCCACCACTGGCGGTTCCAGCAGAGCCGGGCTGCTGACTG
This portion of the Marmota flaviventris isolate mMarFla1 chromosome 6, mMarFla1.hap1, whole genome shotgun sequence genome encodes:
- the Uqcc2 gene encoding ubiquinol-cytochrome c reductase complex assembly factor 2; translation: MAASRYRRFLKLCEEWPVDETKRGRDLGAYLRQRVAQAFREGENTQIAEPEACDQMYESLARLHSNYYKHKYPRPRDTTFSGLSVEEYKLILSTDTLEEFKEMNKGMWKKLQEKFAPKSPEEKHKTWARVLSRPRT